From Levilactobacillus zymae, a single genomic window includes:
- the recU gene encoding Holliday junction resolvase RecU — protein sequence MTIRYPNGHAYRAPATTHATHFSDTYTNYGKRGMSLEEALNESNVYYETHGIAVVHKKPTPIRIVKVDYPKRSAAVIKEAYFSTASTTDYNGVYQGRYLDFDAKETRNKTAFPLKNFHQHQIDHFRACTAQGGICFAIIKFVAHQEVYLYRAEDLFTFWDDQATGGRKSIPYTEIAAHGILITPHIQPLIPYLKAVDQLFA from the coding sequence ATGACCATCCGGTATCCCAATGGGCATGCCTACCGAGCGCCGGCAACCACCCACGCCACCCACTTTTCCGATACGTATACCAACTACGGTAAGCGGGGCATGTCGTTGGAAGAAGCGCTCAACGAAAGTAATGTTTACTATGAAACGCACGGCATTGCGGTCGTGCACAAGAAGCCGACCCCCATTCGGATTGTCAAAGTCGATTACCCGAAGCGCAGTGCCGCGGTGATTAAAGAGGCCTACTTTAGCACCGCATCGACGACCGATTACAATGGCGTTTATCAGGGACGGTATCTCGACTTTGATGCTAAGGAAACCCGCAACAAAACCGCGTTTCCCCTGAAAAACTTCCATCAGCACCAAATTGACCACTTCCGCGCTTGCACCGCGCAGGGTGGCATCTGTTTTGCTATTATTAAGTTTGTGGCTCACCAGGAGGTCTACCTTTACCGTGCAGAAGACCTCTTCACCTTCTGGGATGATCAAGCTACCGGCGGGCGTAAGTCCATTCCCTACACCGAGATTGCGGCGCACGGGATCCTGATTACCCCGCATATTCAGCCTTTAATTCCTTACCTAAAGGCCGTAGATCAGTTGTTCGCCTAA
- a CDS encoding GNAT family N-acetyltransferase, whose amino-acid sequence MQIRPIQPADDSALYHIIQTDLQAAGLALPGTAYYDPELATLSQFYAAQANRQYFVVVNAQRVVGGAGVAAYDAAHGVAELQKLYLRADAQGQGLSYQLIQHVAAFARQAGYRQLYLETHHRLAAALHVYHRAGFRPLPGPLRVAEHPTMDRFMLKDLI is encoded by the coding sequence ATGCAAATTCGTCCCATCCAACCGGCCGATGATTCGGCCCTGTACCACATCATTCAAACGGACCTGCAAGCGGCGGGTCTGGCGCTACCCGGGACGGCCTACTATGATCCGGAGTTGGCGACACTCAGCCAATTCTACGCTGCCCAGGCCAACCGGCAGTATTTTGTGGTGGTCAACGCGCAACGGGTCGTCGGTGGGGCCGGAGTAGCGGCCTATGACGCAGCACATGGCGTGGCGGAGCTGCAGAAGCTGTACTTGCGGGCCGATGCGCAGGGGCAGGGTCTAAGTTACCAGCTGATTCAGCACGTGGCAGCCTTTGCCCGACAGGCCGGGTACCGCCAGCTGTACCTCGAAACACACCACCGGTTAGCCGCGGCCCTGCACGTTTACCACCGGGCTGGTTTTCGCCCGTTACCGGGGCCGCTCCGGGTGGCCGAACACCCGACCATGGACCGATTCATGCTCAAAGACCTGATTTAA
- a CDS encoding sodium:proton antiporter, whose product MSQMISTFILVLVAVISIFLSQAFPRISVSYISLVGGAIIYLIPALGHHVAAFNSDIFIGMVVAPLLFFEGQATRLNAVGREFHHILQTTVVLVILCLILAGFGVWAAAGVSLPLAFILAAISTPTDATAMESVPNGLRSPQKEGVFLKMESLFNDASGIILLNMAALWYVNGYINYQETIVDFLISAVGGALFGFVVAWALTLFRQLLMRTSYNPLNAQILLYVITPFVLYYASEAIRVSGIIAVVCAGLVSNAEAQRSRLLNSRQIHLGLDLEDMITEIFNSIVFVVLGFMFLKIIADDRMTTDSLNWLIIGVLLYVINVAVRYAFGRLRLHFSNRSGWIFALGGVHGAVTLALAYTLADMPVQHGDFNLVLMAESTLIILSLLVPTVVFRFILPKDVTNRDAAQELDQVRATMVHQAIETVQKMYLPPNVKASVIFDLQSQKQKTRVRDFTKAWLEVVRHPDFTGAEKELEMRAFITAFAQERQYLDMISQSEVKYQDFVFQLYNEVLLAESLVIGPAIDRHEEDPNDI is encoded by the coding sequence ATGAGCCAAATGATTTCAACCTTTATTCTGGTCCTGGTCGCCGTGATCAGTATCTTTCTGTCCCAGGCCTTTCCGCGCATCTCGGTCAGCTACATCAGCCTGGTGGGCGGGGCCATCATTTACCTGATCCCGGCGTTGGGACACCACGTGGCGGCGTTTAACTCGGACATCTTCATCGGGATGGTCGTGGCACCGTTACTGTTTTTCGAGGGGCAGGCCACGCGGTTAAACGCGGTGGGCCGCGAATTTCACCATATCCTGCAAACCACCGTGGTCCTGGTTATCCTGTGCCTGATCTTAGCGGGCTTTGGCGTCTGGGCGGCCGCCGGGGTCAGCCTGCCGCTGGCCTTCATCTTAGCGGCCATCAGCACGCCCACCGACGCCACGGCCATGGAGTCGGTGCCGAATGGCCTGCGGAGTCCGCAAAAGGAGGGGGTCTTCCTCAAGATGGAGTCGCTGTTTAACGACGCCTCCGGGATCATCCTGCTGAACATGGCCGCGCTGTGGTACGTCAACGGCTACATCAACTACCAAGAAACCATCGTCGACTTTTTGATTTCGGCGGTCGGCGGGGCGTTGTTCGGGTTCGTGGTCGCCTGGGCGTTGACCCTGTTTCGACAGCTGTTGATGCGGACCTCGTACAACCCGTTAAACGCGCAGATCCTGTTGTACGTGATCACGCCGTTCGTGCTGTACTACGCCTCGGAGGCCATTCGGGTCTCGGGGATCATCGCCGTGGTCTGTGCCGGGTTGGTCAGTAACGCGGAGGCCCAGCGTAGTCGGTTGTTAAACTCGCGACAGATTCACCTGGGACTCGACTTGGAAGACATGATCACCGAGATCTTTAACAGCATCGTCTTCGTGGTCCTGGGGTTCATGTTCCTAAAAATTATCGCTGATGACCGGATGACTACGGACTCGCTCAACTGGTTGATCATCGGTGTCCTACTGTACGTAATCAACGTGGCGGTCCGGTACGCCTTTGGTCGCTTGCGGCTCCACTTCAGTAACCGGTCCGGCTGGATCTTTGCGCTGGGCGGAGTCCACGGGGCCGTAACGTTGGCGTTGGCCTATACGCTGGCCGACATGCCGGTACAGCACGGCGATTTCAACCTGGTGCTGATGGCCGAAAGCACGTTGATTATCTTAAGCTTGTTGGTACCAACCGTGGTCTTTCGGTTCATCCTGCCTAAGGACGTGACCAACCGGGACGCGGCCCAGGAGTTGGACCAGGTACGCGCAACCATGGTGCACCAGGCCATCGAGACGGTCCAGAAGATGTACCTGCCACCCAACGTCAAGGCGTCCGTGATCTTTGACCTGCAATCGCAGAAACAAAAGACCCGGGTGCGCGACTTCACCAAGGCCTGGCTGGAGGTGGTCCGACACCCCGACTTTACCGGCGCCGAAAAGGAACTAGAGATGCGGGCGTTCATCACCGCCTTCGCCCAGGAACGGCAATACCTAGACATGATTTCGCAAAGTGAAGTTAAGTATCAGGACTTCGTTTTCCAGCTGTATAACGAAGTCCTGCTGGCCGAATCGCTGGTGATTGGCCCGGCCATTGACCGGCACGAGGAGGACCCGAACGATATTTAA
- a CDS encoding DUF1273 domain-containing protein: protein MSRLWLTGYRSYELGVFGTEDPKLLVIKATLKKLLIEKIENGVDWLITGGQLGVEQWAIEVGLALKATYPELKIAMMTPFAEFGSQWNENNQAVYGQLASRVDFHQAVSSQPYRGPQQLRNYQEFMLTHTDEAVLVYDLEVSGKPQYDYRAIDRYRERHPYPLTLIDMDWLQESANEYQENLNNSSQND from the coding sequence GTGAGTCGTTTATGGCTGACGGGGTATCGAAGTTACGAACTGGGCGTTTTCGGCACCGAAGACCCGAAACTACTGGTCATCAAGGCAACGCTTAAAAAATTATTGATCGAAAAGATTGAAAATGGCGTCGATTGGTTGATCACGGGCGGCCAATTGGGCGTTGAACAGTGGGCAATCGAAGTGGGGCTGGCTTTAAAGGCAACCTACCCGGAGCTGAAGATTGCGATGATGACGCCGTTTGCGGAATTCGGCAGTCAGTGGAACGAAAACAACCAGGCCGTTTACGGGCAGTTAGCCAGCCGGGTGGATTTTCACCAGGCCGTTAGTAGCCAACCCTATCGCGGGCCCCAACAATTAAGAAACTATCAAGAATTTATGCTGACCCACACGGACGAAGCGGTCTTGGTTTATGATTTAGAGGTAAGTGGGAAGCCCCAGTACGATTACCGGGCAATCGACCGGTACCGTGAGCGGCATCCGTACCCCTTAACCTTGATTGATATGGATTGGTTACAGGAGAGTGCCAACGAGTATCAAGAAAATTTAAATAATAGTTCCCAAAATGACTGA
- a CDS encoding TetM/TetW/TetO/TetS family tetracycline resistance ribosomal protection protein: MTHIVTGIVAHVDAGKTTLSEALLYRSGELRQLGRVDNGDAFLDPDELEKQRGITIFSHEANLQYHNLKLTMLDTPGHVDFAAQTEQVLSVLDYAILVVSGTDGIQGYTRTLWRLLARYHVPVFIFFNKMDVTGTDRAQVLAQLQANFAAGCLDFTATDGLSEATIEDVASQDDDVLADFLETGQLSDDTVRQLIQRREVFPCYFGSALKVDGVDALLAGLDHWTAATAYPAEFGAQVFKISHTDKHERLTWVRVTGGELKPKDVVLGDQKANQLRQYNGEKFTAQPVIHAGEVCAIPGLTATQPGQGLGNQANAETPAMQPVLTYALDPQAEDLHACLAALRELEDEDPQLHVSWSSQLQELRVQIMGDVQLEILQQILADRFHLTVGFDAGSILYRETITHAVEGVGHFEPLRHYAEVHVLMQPTPRGSGLTVAADCSLEVLGKNWQHQVLTNLQAKTQLGVLVGAPLTDVRITLVTGRASIVHSVGGDFREATWRSVRQGLMMLKTQNQCQLLEPWYRFRLEVSQDQLGRAMSDIQRLHGEFDTPDSTPNAAGLVALTGVAPVSEMQGYSQEVRAYTHGQGQLECLIDGYRPCHNAAEVVAAQAYDPVADLPNTPDSVFCAHGAGYPVKWDQVPSMAHVPYEYTGAELDQLPSA, from the coding sequence ATGACACACATCGTAACGGGCATCGTGGCCCACGTCGATGCCGGCAAGACCACGTTATCCGAAGCGCTCCTGTACCGCTCCGGGGAGTTACGCCAACTCGGCCGCGTCGACAACGGGGATGCCTTTTTGGACCCCGATGAGCTGGAAAAACAGCGCGGCATCACCATTTTTTCCCACGAAGCCAATCTTCAGTATCACAATTTGAAGCTGACCATGCTGGATACCCCGGGACACGTGGACTTTGCGGCCCAAACCGAACAAGTCCTCAGCGTCTTGGACTATGCCATCCTGGTGGTTTCGGGCACCGACGGGATTCAAGGCTACACCCGTACCCTGTGGCGCTTGCTGGCGCGCTACCACGTACCGGTCTTCATCTTCTTCAATAAAATGGACGTGACCGGCACCGACCGGGCCCAAGTTTTGGCCCAGCTCCAGGCCAACTTTGCGGCGGGCTGCCTCGACTTTACCGCCACGGACGGGTTGAGCGAGGCGACCATCGAAGACGTGGCCTCGCAAGACGATGACGTGCTGGCCGACTTTTTGGAGACCGGACAACTTAGTGACGACACGGTCCGGCAACTGATTCAACGCCGCGAAGTCTTTCCGTGTTATTTCGGGTCGGCGCTAAAGGTTGACGGGGTCGATGCCCTGCTGGCGGGATTGGACCACTGGACCGCCGCCACGGCGTATCCCGCCGAGTTTGGCGCGCAGGTCTTTAAGATTTCGCACACGGACAAGCACGAGCGGCTAACCTGGGTGCGGGTGACTGGCGGTGAGCTCAAGCCAAAAGACGTGGTTTTGGGCGACCAAAAGGCCAACCAACTCCGTCAATATAATGGTGAAAAGTTTACCGCCCAACCGGTGATCCACGCCGGCGAAGTCTGCGCGATTCCGGGACTGACCGCTACCCAACCGGGACAGGGCCTCGGCAATCAAGCCAACGCCGAAACGCCGGCCATGCAACCGGTGCTGACCTACGCGTTGGACCCGCAAGCCGAAGATCTCCACGCCTGTTTGGCCGCGTTACGCGAGCTGGAGGATGAGGACCCGCAACTGCACGTGTCGTGGTCCAGTCAGCTACAGGAATTACGCGTCCAGATTATGGGCGACGTTCAACTGGAAATTCTGCAACAGATTTTGGCGGATCGTTTCCACCTGACCGTGGGCTTCGATGCCGGCAGCATCCTGTACCGTGAGACCATCACCCACGCCGTCGAAGGGGTCGGGCACTTCGAACCCTTGCGGCATTACGCCGAGGTCCACGTGCTGATGCAGCCCACGCCGCGCGGTAGCGGGCTGACGGTGGCGGCCGACTGTAGCTTAGAGGTTCTAGGGAAAAACTGGCAACATCAGGTTTTGACCAATTTACAGGCCAAGACCCAACTGGGGGTCTTGGTGGGTGCGCCACTGACCGACGTGCGAATAACCCTGGTCACGGGTCGCGCCAGCATCGTTCATTCGGTGGGCGGAGACTTCCGCGAGGCCACCTGGCGTTCGGTCCGGCAGGGGCTGATGATGTTGAAAACGCAAAACCAGTGTCAACTGTTAGAGCCCTGGTACCGGTTCCGCCTCGAGGTGAGCCAAGACCAACTGGGCCGCGCCATGAGTGACATCCAACGCTTGCACGGCGAGTTCGATACGCCGGATAGCACCCCGAACGCCGCGGGCCTAGTCGCCTTGACCGGGGTGGCCCCGGTCAGTGAAATGCAGGGGTATTCCCAAGAGGTCCGGGCTTACACCCACGGACAGGGTCAGCTGGAATGCCTAATCGACGGCTACCGGCCGTGCCACAACGCCGCCGAAGTGGTGGCGGCTCAGGCCTATGATCCGGTGGCGGACTTGCCGAACACGCCGGATTCGGTGTTCTGTGCCCACGGCGCCGGCTATCCGGTCAAGTGGGACCAGGTCCCATCAATGGCCCACGTGCCGTACGAGTATACGGGCGCGGAATTGGACCAGTTACCATCAGCTTAA
- a CDS encoding MFS transporter: MFKNAKTALILLTAMNLRLAVTAVTPLFGAIQRALHVTSATTALLVTLPLLCFAGGALLTPRLHQRFGAKPLLITLTGLLVLANFLRPINVVWLLSGTLLIGLAIAGLNVLVPIMVAQTSSSSAATTRLTSAYAVTMNVVAACGTALVMPLAQRWSWAAVLRSFALPAAITLVAALWVKFPRPSRQSPTTSEHGNPLSLLKRDRTARLLTVFMGLQSLIFYSLIAWLPDIFYALGATTTQAGNLLAVFQLVGIPAALVLNWVTNPRHLLWGLGGGYLVGLLSLFWPGAGWWIAAGVLGFTAALIFSLALNLIATSSAVVTTVAHRSALAQSVGYLLAAAGPVILGNLHDVTQTWLPVLGVLGLLSGLTLTVGLHLSR; encoded by the coding sequence ATGTTCAAAAATGCTAAAACTGCTTTAATTCTACTGACCGCCATGAACCTCCGCCTAGCCGTCACCGCCGTTACGCCTCTGTTCGGCGCCATCCAACGGGCGCTACACGTGACCAGCGCCACCACCGCCCTGCTGGTCACCCTGCCATTACTCTGTTTTGCCGGCGGAGCGCTTCTCACGCCGCGGTTACACCAGCGGTTCGGCGCTAAGCCCTTGCTGATTACGTTGACCGGACTGCTGGTGCTTGCTAACTTCCTACGTCCAATCAACGTCGTTTGGCTGTTGAGCGGCACCCTCCTGATTGGGCTCGCCATCGCCGGGTTGAACGTGCTGGTACCCATCATGGTAGCGCAAACCAGTTCGTCGTCCGCCGCCACGACTCGGCTGACCAGTGCCTACGCCGTCACCATGAACGTGGTCGCCGCTTGCGGCACCGCCCTGGTGATGCCGCTGGCCCAACGCTGGAGCTGGGCGGCCGTCTTACGTAGCTTTGCGTTGCCCGCCGCCATTACCTTAGTCGCGGCCCTCTGGGTCAAATTCCCGCGGCCGTCTCGTCAGTCCCCCACCACGAGCGAACACGGAAACCCATTGTCTCTCTTGAAACGCGACCGCACCGCCCGGTTATTAACGGTGTTCATGGGCCTACAATCGCTGATTTTCTACAGTTTGATTGCCTGGCTCCCCGACATTTTCTACGCCCTGGGCGCCACCACCACGCAGGCCGGCAACTTGCTGGCCGTCTTCCAACTGGTGGGCATCCCCGCCGCGCTGGTCTTAAACTGGGTGACCAACCCGCGCCATTTGCTCTGGGGCCTGGGGGGTGGGTATCTGGTGGGACTTCTCAGTCTGTTTTGGCCAGGCGCCGGTTGGTGGATCGCCGCCGGTGTACTGGGTTTTACCGCCGCATTGATTTTCAGTCTGGCCTTAAACCTCATCGCCACCAGTAGTGCGGTGGTGACTACGGTCGCCCACCGCTCGGCCCTGGCTCAATCCGTGGGTTATTTGCTGGCCGCCGCGGGCCCCGTGATTTTGGGAAACCTGCACGACGTGACCCAGACCTGGTTACCCGTTTTAGGCGTGCTGGGTCTCCTCAGTGGGTTAACCCTCACGGTGGGCTTGCACCTAAGTCGCTAA
- the gpsB gene encoding cell division regulator GpsB, producing MENVNFTPKEILQKQFRQKMRGYDPDDVDSFLDNVIKDYDTFVKENQRLQEENERLLAKVDELTKQVQVGASQPQTTTASPAASNVTNMDILKRLSNLERHVFGSQLDNDPNESHRL from the coding sequence ATGGAAAACGTTAATTTTACTCCTAAAGAAATTTTACAAAAGCAATTTCGGCAAAAGATGCGTGGCTACGATCCTGACGACGTGGATAGCTTTTTAGACAACGTCATCAAGGACTACGACACCTTTGTCAAGGAAAATCAACGGCTTCAAGAAGAAAACGAACGGTTGTTGGCTAAGGTTGACGAACTCACCAAGCAAGTGCAGGTGGGTGCCAGCCAACCCCAAACCACAACGGCCAGTCCAGCAGCTTCGAATGTCACCAACATGGACATTTTAAAGCGGCTTTCCAATTTGGAACGGCACGTTTTCGGTTCTCAATTAGATAATGATCCAAACGAGTCACATCGTTTGTAG
- a CDS encoding transglycosylase domain-containing protein: protein MSGHNEPRETRMSRRAAEQQRPAAGPQKPRRNGWRTFRRILYVLVAIVVLGLLAGAGLFFYYAQSAPKISQSALSSDASTRVYDADGKVISRLGAQNRTYVKAKNIPVLLAKAVVSTEDRRFYKNNGIDPVRIIGAAFANVTGSSLGMQGGSTLTQQLVKLSVFSTAASDRTLKRKAQEAWLALKVDHDYSKPQILEYYINKVYMGNGVYGMQTAAQYYYGKKLTELNLAQLAQLAGMPQSPVSYDPIKYPQYAKKRRDLVLQSMAKNKVITSAQAQQAQATSISTGLVKDHSLTSATSAHTTKVVDAYLKQVYQELKDKGYNTTTGGLKVYTNLDMGAQKHLYNIVNTSNYVNFPSSKFQVGSTIVNPNNGKVVAMIGGRKTGNVTFGLNRAVQTDRSSASTAKPLMDYGPAIEHLYYPTYEPVKDTAFTYPGTTKNLYDWDRKYQGTITMRKALYESRNIPAVRTLQNVGIKKATAFLKGLGMSFDKTLTLQNGIGLYISSEQEAAAYAAFANGGTYYKPYLVSKVVTQDGKAHNYASSGSKAMSSATAFMLTDMMKDVITNENGSGRSAAISGLYQAGKTGTDSYPDDYADQVPDGATMDSWFTGYTKNYAISVWTGYDKQFQTGHYVSETQTSIAQEIYKYEMSYLAQQSPNSDWTAPSTVTATKQNGTTEYYVTGHAGTVSDTTATSQYGSTNTTSSSAYSSNGQVTTNSSSRTTSSTTESSTSKESSSTEQKPTGGDDDNTDSTSTTNSSSTTTSSATSTTKDDTNNHTNAASDAES, encoded by the coding sequence ATGTCTGGTCACAATGAACCGCGGGAAACCCGCATGAGTCGCCGTGCTGCCGAGCAGCAACGACCAGCCGCTGGCCCGCAAAAACCCCGTCGCAACGGGTGGCGGACCTTTCGCCGGATCCTATACGTCCTGGTCGCCATCGTAGTTTTGGGCCTATTAGCCGGAGCGGGGTTGTTCTTCTACTACGCGCAAAGTGCACCGAAAATTTCGCAAAGTGCCCTGTCTAGTGACGCTTCGACTCGCGTCTATGACGCCGACGGTAAGGTCATTTCCCGTCTCGGCGCACAAAACCGCACCTACGTTAAGGCCAAAAACATTCCGGTCTTATTGGCCAAGGCCGTGGTTTCCACCGAAGACCGCCGTTTCTACAAAAATAACGGGATTGATCCCGTGCGGATCATCGGGGCCGCCTTCGCCAACGTCACCGGCTCGTCACTGGGAATGCAAGGTGGCAGTACCCTGACACAACAACTAGTTAAGTTGTCGGTCTTTTCGACCGCCGCTTCCGACCGAACATTAAAGCGTAAGGCCCAAGAAGCCTGGTTAGCCCTAAAGGTCGACCACGACTACTCCAAGCCCCAGATTTTGGAATACTACATTAACAAGGTCTACATGGGTAACGGGGTCTACGGGATGCAGACGGCCGCCCAATACTACTACGGTAAAAAGCTAACTGAGTTAAACCTCGCGCAGTTGGCCCAACTCGCCGGGATGCCGCAGTCACCGGTCAGTTACGATCCGATCAAGTACCCGCAATACGCCAAGAAGCGCCGGGACCTGGTCTTACAATCCATGGCCAAAAACAAGGTCATTACCAGTGCGCAAGCCCAACAAGCCCAGGCCACTAGCATTTCGACCGGGTTAGTCAAGGACCACTCGTTGACCAGTGCCACCAGTGCGCACACCACCAAGGTGGTCGACGCCTACTTAAAGCAGGTCTACCAAGAATTGAAGGACAAGGGCTATAACACCACGACCGGGGGATTGAAAGTTTACACCAACCTGGATATGGGTGCCCAAAAGCACCTGTACAACATTGTCAATACCAGCAACTACGTCAACTTCCCGTCCAGTAAGTTCCAGGTGGGCTCAACGATTGTGAACCCGAATAACGGGAAGGTCGTCGCCATGATTGGGGGCCGGAAGACCGGTAACGTCACCTTCGGGTTGAACCGGGCCGTGCAAACCGACCGTTCCAGTGCGTCGACGGCTAAGCCGTTAATGGATTACGGGCCGGCCATTGAGCACCTCTACTACCCGACCTACGAACCCGTCAAGGATACCGCGTTTACCTATCCCGGGACCACGAAGAACCTGTACGACTGGGATCGTAAGTATCAAGGGACCATCACCATGCGTAAGGCCCTGTACGAATCCCGGAACATTCCGGCCGTGCGGACCCTACAAAACGTGGGGATCAAGAAGGCCACGGCCTTCCTGAAGGGCCTCGGAATGTCGTTTGACAAGACGTTGACCCTGCAAAACGGGATCGGGTTGTACATCTCCTCTGAACAGGAAGCCGCGGCTTACGCTGCCTTCGCTAACGGGGGAACCTACTACAAGCCGTACCTGGTTTCCAAGGTGGTCACCCAAGATGGTAAGGCCCACAACTACGCCTCGTCGGGAAGCAAGGCCATGTCCAGTGCGACCGCTTTTATGTTGACCGATATGATGAAGGACGTCATCACCAACGAAAACGGTTCTGGTCGTTCCGCCGCCATTTCCGGACTGTATCAAGCCGGTAAGACCGGGACGGACTCCTACCCAGACGATTACGCCGATCAGGTGCCCGATGGTGCCACGATGGACTCTTGGTTCACCGGTTACACCAAGAACTACGCCATTTCCGTCTGGACCGGTTACGATAAGCAGTTCCAGACCGGCCACTACGTCAGTGAAACTCAGACCTCGATTGCACAAGAAATTTATAAGTACGAAATGAGTTACCTAGCGCAACAGAGTCCCAACTCCGACTGGACGGCCCCGAGCACCGTCACGGCGACCAAGCAAAACGGCACGACCGAGTACTATGTGACCGGTCACGCCGGTACGGTCTCCGACACCACGGCAACCAGTCAATATGGCTCGACCAATACGACCAGTTCCTCGGCTTATAGCAGTAATGGTCAGGTCACCACGAATTCGAGTTCGCGAACCACGTCAAGCACCACTGAGTCCAGTACGTCGAAGGAATCCTCTAGTACGGAACAAAAGCCGACTGGCGGTGACGACGACAACACGGACAGCACCAGTACCACGAATTCATCTTCCACGACCACGTCTTCGGCCACATCCACTACTAAGGATGATACCAACAATCACACTAATGCTGCGTCCGACGCGGAAAGTTAA